TTAATTACTAGAACAAAGccaaattaacaaaataaatccATATCCATATATGTTAGAATAAAAAGCAAgataatctaaaaaaaataaaaacctccTTATATGCTTTGTTTTCGTGGTTGAGATAATAAACCAATTTATGGTATTTTTAACCAGTATGGTATCCGTGCAATGATGTGACAATGTTTGTGGTGGTGATGGGCGTGGAGGTGGGGGATGagtgatgtagataattgatgtaaaaatagttGTTGAGAGTTGATGAAGATATTTAAATAACCGATAGTGTAATATAGTAATTAAGGATCTTTTAGACATTTTTtctcatgtaacttttaacataagagttattctttttataagatagtataaatCGAGTAGTTAGTTCAACGGATGGGGATAAAAGAAAAAGCCATGGATTTTTAtctttactcttttataaacaaattatacatccctttttaaacttttgaccTTTTAAAACCTAAAGTATCCTTGACTTTCGGTACTTTCTTAATCAACACATTACTATTACAACTATCTGATCAGAATATTTTTCAACCCTAGTGACCCTATCTACATACCCTCtcattttctcattaatttaaatatttttaaataatttaccTATAACatccttaataaaattatttacaatatacatcttttagcttttataattattacacTAACTGTTATAGTTGTAATGTTTGAATTAAAAAGTTGAGAAAGAAACGAGAAAGAAATATTATTGGTAATGGATGTGAAAGTGTTCTTAAAGATAGAAAAGCTAATACAAACAATGAAAAAGAGGTAATAAACAACCTTATTGGGAAAGGCCTAACAAACTAATGTATCTTGATAATCAACCACGGTGGCCGTTTCCTTGAACAAGGAGGAGAAGTGCAGAAatatatgcatgcatgtatGTATGTTGAGTGGAATGGAGTAAATTTTATTGTTGTATTCTGTTAGCAAAAAAGCGGTCCAATAATGGCATCACACCACAACCAACAACAAACACCACACGTCATAAATTTGGAGTAAAAGTGTAGCGCGCTGATGACATAATCAATTTCCTGCCTTTTTATAGATAAGTACTAGTCTACCACCACTCATTAATATTAGGTAACAAATTATAAGAGGGAGAGCAAGATAGCTAATTAATGGCAGCTGCTTCAATGGAGcaattattattagtagtaaATGAGGATGATGATTTGTTAAGGAACAAAGAGGAGGAGGAGTATCTGATAGTGGATCCTGGAAAGGGGAGAATTAGGGATGTGTTAAGATACGGAATATTAGGGAATAAAGCAAGCGGTGCTAAATTCATAGAGACTAATAGTACTAGTTTGTCGGGCGATGAGGTGTTGGGCGGTGGCGGTGATCACAGGTGGGTGATCACGGTCTCCATCATAATGATGAAATTGATTAAGGTATTTGGTAAGCCCATGGAATGGACTGGTCACCTTGTTGACTTCCTACTCAACTTTCTTTCCCTCAACTCCTCACCCAACCACACCTTCCTCGCTCTCCTCTCCAATCTTCTACAAGGTATATATTACTAATTCCTTCATAAAATATACGACTACTAATTAATTGGTTGCTCTGTTGATCGAATACTTACTACATTAGTTATCCCATTAATTAAAAGTTGTGTTTTCTTGATTACCTACTTACTTTgtgcaaatattatatatgtgttgttgGACCGACCAGGGAATATTGTACTTCCGGAGAGAGGCTCCGCAACATTTATTAGCACTATTGGACATATTGATGGACGAATTAACCTCAACTTTGTTGATGATGTACAAAATATTGGACACTTATTAGAAGCCGGCAACAGGGCTCTTATGGACCTCAGTATGATGGCTTCCAAACTGGCTTACGAGAATCCTATTGTTATTACAAACGTTGTCAACCTACATTGGAAGGCATGCATGCCCCCTCACCTTGCCtatcttcttttttaattttggttgtattttctaacatttttttgTCTTGTACTTGAGTAAATTAAAATTGGTCAAAACCATGTTTTTTTCAGATGCTAACTGTTATGTCATATTTTTATACCCTCAACAGATGCATTTTATTGACTTCTACAACTGCTGGAATGGTAAGGATTATATGACCTAGCTTCCTTAGAGATAGATGTTATTTTctataccattttttttttgttaaacccCTATAGAATCTTTTTCCTGTGTTGACATTGTTTGTCCGGGCGCGCAGATTATCAAAAGGAAAGATCGACTCAAGTTTTCATATTTTGTGACAAGCCAAAAGACGCAAATCTGATAGTGGTGAGTTTCAGAGGGACGGAGCCATTTGATGCAGATGACTGGATTACTGATTTTGATTACTCTTGGTATGAGATCCCAAAACTAGGAAAAGTCCACATGGGATTTTTAGAAGCCATGGGTCTGGGAGACAGATCAAATACTTCCTCTTTTCAGGAGCTTCTTCAAGTAACAAACACAAAGTTTGAATCATCAAATGTTGCTGATGATGGTCCAAAGGTATTCCCAGAGATGGCAAATATGAGTGCATATTATGCTGTGAGGCGCAAGCTCAAGAGCTTACTTGAGGAGCATAGAAATGCAAAGTTTATGGTGACGGGGCATAGCCTAGGAGGGGCTCTTGCTATTTTGTTCCCGACTGTGCTAATATTGCATGAGGAAGAGGAGCTTTTACAAAGGTTATTAGCTATTCACACATTTGGACAACCCAGAGTTGGAAACAGGGAGTTGGGAAGGCATATTGAATCAAAATTACAAGAACCAAAGCCCAAATATTTTAGGATGGTCTACTGCAATGACCTTGTCCCAAGGTTGCCTTATGACAACAAAACCTTCTTGTATAAGCATTTCGGTGTATGCCTCTACTATGACAGTTTGTTTGTAGAGCAAGTGAGTGTGTTAAGATTTTCCTTGGTGTCTTCCTAATAATTAGTCTTCTCTTAATCCCTTACGTAATTTGTTTGTTTCATTTGGAGTCGCAGAGAGTGGATGAAGAACCAAACCCAAACTACTTTGGGTTGTGGTATTTGATTCCAGAGTACCTGAATGCTGTATGGGAATTAGTGAGAGGTATGACAATGGGGATGACAAATGGGCCAGAATACAAGGAGTCTTGGGAAGGCATCATGATGCGAATCATCGGTTTGACAATTCCAGGCCTTTCTGCTCATGCTCCCCCTAATTACGTCAATTCAATAAGACTTGGAACACCAAAACGTATTCACACCTAGAAATGTAAGCACCTAGACATCAATCAAAACTTCTCTTGGTATTAGATACTTATGTTATTttgtctattaattacaaagtgTTGATGATTATCAAGTAGAAAGCCCTTCAACTAAATAAAGGACTATTCTAAAAGCCGAATTAAAAAGCTCTTAGAAAATAGTATGTTGTGTTTTGAAAACACGATAAGTTCATGTCAGGTGTGAGGTTCCCTATTACTTCTTTGACCGCCTATAAACAACTCTCATCCTTGCGACCATTATATAGTGTAAATTGCTTAACTTTATATGTAAGCataatttgatgatgatgataataatgtaCTAAATGATGAAAGCTTGATGAATATGATGATTGAGGTTAATAGGCATATTCTAGGATTTGACAATCCATATTATGATGGTTGTGATGATTTTGTGTTGTTGTATGCCTTCACTAGTGTAGAATATGCTTTTGATGATATATTTAAATGGTGAACCTTTTGATAAGTTAACACGTTATCTAACTCAACTTTAAATgtctaaaatttaatatattgtgCTTATTAGGTTAGCGAATTAAGCGCTATGAGGTGGGAAAAAGTCATATGGTGTTCAATTACTCGTACTAGTTACATGACTTCATTTAGTTAGACGTTTTCAGTTCATTATATTAGGTTGATAATGATCGTCAGTTTTTTTTGCATTCTTGGTCCCTGCTTGCAAGGGCACGTGGGCACTTCACGACTCTCACTAACTGATCCATTATGGCCGCCAGCCATGACCATCACTCTAACGGAGGGTAGTAGTTCATATCACAGTAGAATAAGTTCATTTGGCCATAAGCGACGTTGAATCTTTGCTAAAATAAGATACCAGATGGACATATTTGTAGCTATATTCCTTATTGCCCACATCATAACTTTCGTatgagtatatgtttttttaagaaaaaaattcgTTTCAAGGAGATGAGTAAGTTGCAGGTTTTAGGATTTTACAGAGTGAGGAAAAAGGTTGCTTGTGATTCAAAGAAAGTGAGTAttccaataataaaaaaaaagaggagtttattgttttactgaCAAGTGTAAAATAACTAGGAAATTGTAATCTTTTCCACGTGATAAATAGATGGGTGAGAAGAAAATACTAGACtaaaatataatgtttttaaaaacagcacatctatatatattttcttgccTCTCGTTAAAAAATAGACATTAACTTAACCAATTAGCTATACTTACAATATTgaaatacacaaaaatatagttatgtaatgaattttttttggtagctaaacaaaataaatattgatttcaataGTAAGTATTTGTTAAAACCGATACTAAGAATAAAGTATAATtactaaaaagaaatttattatttgtgtttttaaaatggGGTATGATTGATATGTGATGACAATATAGTTAGATATATTACTTTGTGAAACTAACCAAGATCTTACTATATGATCAGTGTTGTGTTGAACTTATCATTCATGGTATCTACTTGAGTATTATAAATAAGGTTTTGTTCGTTTACAAACCGGGCATTTTTTGATAACGTCAAAGCTCAGGACCGACCATGTATTTATATCAAAGATGCAAAAAGTTCTTGATACAAAAAGTTCTTGATTTACGAACCTCGTTGCTAATAATCTTGAAAAGGGACCCATTGCTAAAAATCTCCAAATCAATGAgaccaattttgcaattaaatataaaaataatgacaTATAAATGTATCCATTTATGACAACATGGTTATGTGATATAATGATTTACttgaatggttatgtaatgtaagaaCCTTCATTTTTCGGGTTATGTGATCTAAGCTACCGGCTAAATGCCATATCACCCGCCACATATGATGCCACCTTTGTCATCTTCTTCACtaaatttatttgtaaaataataCACTGGGTTATTACCCCTtcaaaaatttgtgtttttctttttctctttgttAACTCCATCAAATATTTCTCTAACTCTTAATTAACAACAAGTATTTTGATTTCTTTGTTGAACCTcctcaaaaatcatttttttttgaagaaccctaaaagaaaaaaataggagttttttattttgatttctttgCACTTAACAAATctaagtttttaaaattaatcttAATGGGAGACACTTTTAGGCAAAAAGAAGGAAGGCAAAATTGAGAAGATGGTGAATGACAGGTTATTAACAGGTGGCAATAGCAGCAGATTTCGGTGACAAATCTTTCCGGCAACAACAACTATAGCAGATCCCAGCAACAGATTCCGACAAAAGTGAAGAACAAGAAGATGATATAAAATCAGATATCATAATAGCGTATATGTGCGAACAGGGTTTTGTCGGCGACAGAAGGGGATGAGGGaaggagatatatatatatatatatatatatatatatatatatatatatatacatagagagagagagagagaaaattgGGTGCCGCCAAAATAGCAACTGCTGCCGAAATCTGTAACTGGCACCGGAAATTTGCTGTTGCTGCCATTGAAACCCACCCCCAAATTCAACCACCGTCCACCATTGCTTGAAAcctaaaaaagaaaattgagaATCTTGTGATATAGCGcaatctcttcttcttcttcttcttcttttttatctataattacTTACCACATccacatatgtgtatatatatatatagttttagataaaataaaacaagtattaaggtacaacaaataaaataataggtttcttttcactgaaaatcaacgtgcatcatgaaaatcatcggacatcaattgcttcgtgtatcatcgtgcatcaattttaccatgatctaagggtcaaaatcttgtcttatttgttttactttaatacttgttttacaatacccaatccatatatatatatatttatatatatatatatataaatatatatatatatatttattgcaGATGGAGGAAAAGGAAAGTTTGTTTGAtacaatgatgatgatgatgtgtgAGATGTACATACATTTGAGcaacataaattaataaataaatatattttttataatgagTCAGCATAACTCTTCCATgtcattaaaatatattaataatatctgAGTCATCTGTCACgtagaaatatttttttaatgaaaatgagAGTGGTAATCGGCAATTTGTAACTCTACTTATAGCATACATTACATATCCCAAAaactaaatgtatatatatcacatagataGTCGAGCAAGCCATTACATCAAGTAAGGTGGTTACATTGTATCCCTTAAATATAAACAGACATAGCAATAGAAAAACTTAAAGCATATTGCCGACCATATCTCTgaagaaaagttttttaaaGTAATTATAATAGCAAACCATCAAATACTAAACTAATATCACATACATTGCTTATTGCAAAAAAACATGTAAACTAATTTCACATACATTGCTTAATGCAGTGCGATCAATATTACATCACAAGAACAGGATTTGTGAGATACCAAAAAGGTGATCTACTCATAATCGTCGACTTACttgattaaaaaacataaattttttacTCGTGACTCAAAACATTACTCAACTCATAAGAGTCGGaacattttcatatataacataatattggTATATATGTGTCATatttagaaacaaaataaatcaaTGCGATGCAATTCTCTGGTCTATGGGCTCAATACGAAGTTAATGGCATGCAAAGTTCATGCCATGCGAACCTTAGTTCATGTGAAGTTCCAGTTCGTTTTAGATGAAAGCCCACAACCcatatgtaattatgtttaGTATATGGGAATGAGAATATGAGGCTATTAGGcatttaagttgggtgaaaaaccctttacatacctttttttaaatcataaaaatcatgagggccaaacatgtattcaaaatatttaaatattagtatgcgaggggtttttcacccaagttgagtGCATAACAACTCCATaccgggttcgagtcttgggtttctcatctcaaggtattttccatgaagagggggttggaggtccagcgatttattgattaaaattgcctccatcacgtctgaatcaaaactaactttaaaaaaataaaaaaaataaaaaaatagctcCATACCCATTTTTCTCTTGGTATATATACTTGTTCATGTATAGGATTTCATTAAACGAGTCTAGTTATCAATTAAGTCACCATATAGCTATAAGGATcgtttaaaagatgatgatttcTCAAAATCCAAAAAGCCTTattataatgataaaaaaaatgattaatcaccttaaaaatcaacttaaaactttaaaattttgacacacagatttcattaattttatttcCTAACCTTATTCcttaattttttcaaatattattattttatgattaggttgatttttagacgTTAAGTTGATTTACCATtatcctaataataatataatgcaataataacattaatattaatattaatataatttttttgaacaatTAGTCGGTATTTGACATTAGTATTCACCTCATTGTATAATTGTGAATCCCTACATGTACTATAGATTACGAGATATAGACCTTAAGCTGTTACAGGTGATTCAGGAAAAAACTCATAGACTTGTCATTCCTAAGAGTCAAACCCAAGACCTGTGGAACTTCATTTGTATTAATATAAGAGCAagttactgaaatggtacctgtgGTTAGGTCAAAATTACTAGTTTCATACCTATTAGATTTAAATTACGTCGATCATACTCATGGTTTACAATTCCGCACTCGGAAGATACCTCACACTGACGGTCATTAGTTGTATTGTTAAATAACCAACGTGCCTTGCACGTGATGTATGAAACATGTAATATTAAACAAACCACAGGTACCATCCGTGTAAATTACACTTATTATTTATCAAGagatttgtttttataataaatttaatgctattttaaataaaacttttatcattttaaaattattttatttatttaaataaccaTTGTTggtttacaaattttattataaatttataaaagaaaattaataatatatatatatatatattaaaaaaagttttgcaTTAAAATTCTAAGATTATTAGTAATGGGTTGATAGTTTATTGATAATGTCTTTGGTCTTGTGTTAATTCACTAAgggtatgttcttgagttttgttttaaaaggaaaggaaaagattgtaaaggattttaagaatatttgggttcttgagttttatttgagagaagaagagaaaagaagggaAAATATTTGGAAGGAGAATTCTATAGAAATTGTTAAAGATATTTTCCTCCCACTTTTGGGATAATTTGGAAGGAAGGAAACTCCACTCCTTCTCTTCTTTCCCCTTCCTTTACATATAAACTCGAGAACACAGGCTAAGGTTCAAGTTTCAAGTCTTACATTTGATTACTAGCCAaaacattaattagttattgttatgcaaaaaaaaaaaaaaaaattataaaaattgaattGATTGTTAATCAATATCATTTTATGTTGAGTTATTTGTTTTAGTattatattaaaagtaaaataatgctacatgaatttttctttttttctttcttaagcATTCAATgcgattttaattaaaataaaataaaatagactaTCATTTGTAGCTAATTATGTAACATATCAACTATGTTTTATACAATACTAGCATTATATCCgtgcgatgcggcggtggtcgtgacgacgaaagtgtggtggtggaggcgagtgttggtggtgaatgcgacgtcgagtgccgtagataattcatataaaagtaattgatttaaaaggttaatggagatattttagaaaaataaaggattgatagtgtaatttaattattaatattaagagaatagtgtatgtgaaaatctTTTAAAGGTTTGTAGgcttgtagccttgtaggtgaaaatattacataggagggcattttagacatttccccatgtaactttcaacatggagggtattttctttaatatagagtataaataatggagatattttaaaaaaataaaggactgatagtgtaatttaattattaatattaagagaatagtgtatgtgaaaatgttttaaagggttgtaggtttgtagccttgtaggtgaaaatattacataggaggacattttagacatttaccccatgtaactttcaacatggggggtattttctttaatatagagtataaatatagataaataatatatattttgtaaattttttaaactaataaattattttaa
The Erigeron canadensis isolate Cc75 chromosome 2, C_canadensis_v1, whole genome shotgun sequence DNA segment above includes these coding regions:
- the LOC122589843 gene encoding triacylglycerol lipase OBL1, translating into MAAASMEQLLLVVNEDDDLLRNKEEEEYLIVDPGKGRIRDVLRYGILGNKASGAKFIETNSTSLSGDEVLGGGGDHRWVITVSIIMMKLIKVFGKPMEWTGHLVDFLLNFLSLNSSPNHTFLALLSNLLQGNIVLPERGSATFISTIGHIDGRINLNFVDDVQNIGHLLEAGNRALMDLSMMASKLAYENPIVITNVVNLHWKMHFIDFYNCWNDYQKERSTQVFIFCDKPKDANLIVVSFRGTEPFDADDWITDFDYSWYEIPKLGKVHMGFLEAMGLGDRSNTSSFQELLQVTNTKFESSNVADDGPKVFPEMANMSAYYAVRRKLKSLLEEHRNAKFMVTGHSLGGALAILFPTVLILHEEEELLQRLLAIHTFGQPRVGNRELGRHIESKLQEPKPKYFRMVYCNDLVPRLPYDNKTFLYKHFGVCLYYDSLFVEQRVDEEPNPNYFGLWYLIPEYLNAVWELVRGMTMGMTNGPEYKESWEGIMMRIIGLTIPGLSAHAPPNYVNSIRLGTPKRIHT